A genomic region of Pseudoalteromonas piscicida contains the following coding sequences:
- a CDS encoding DEAD/DEAH box helicase: MSFSHLGLAPEINQAVVEQGYDKPTPIQEQAIPAILEGRDVMAAAQTGTGKTAGFTLPLLQKLIAGTKPRANNVRALILTPTRELADQVWQSVALYSKHLPISSEVVYGGVKINPQMMKLRKGIDVLVATPGRLLDLYQQNAVKFDDLEVLVLDEADRMLDMGFIHDIKRIIKVLPSCRQNLMFSATFSEEIRALAKGLIHDPVEISVAPANSTAKSVTQWVYPVDKSKRTSLLKHLVQTHDWQQVLVFTRTKHGANRLVKDLEKDKINAAAIHGNKSQSARMKALAGFKNGEVRVLVATDIVARGLDIQELPHVVNFDLPNVYEDYVHRIGRTGRAGATGEAISFVTQETASDLFGIERLIQQLVPRKVEPGFEPQLAVPESKLDTRPIKPKKPKKPKKPKAADAEQAPSAQPKNKPKQNSGPRNNRPSGNGKPAGNNNSNRRRRPSSPANKPKSQHSGEKRTPRQKPTSGN, encoded by the coding sequence ATGAGCTTTAGCCACTTAGGTTTAGCCCCAGAAATAAATCAAGCCGTTGTCGAACAAGGTTACGACAAACCGACTCCGATTCAAGAGCAAGCCATTCCTGCTATTTTAGAAGGCAGAGACGTGATGGCTGCGGCGCAAACGGGAACAGGTAAAACAGCGGGCTTTACATTACCTTTGTTGCAAAAGCTGATTGCTGGTACTAAGCCTCGTGCGAACAATGTACGCGCGTTAATTCTAACGCCGACCAGAGAGCTTGCTGACCAAGTATGGCAAAGTGTTGCGCTTTACAGTAAACACCTGCCTATCAGCTCTGAAGTTGTTTACGGCGGTGTGAAGATCAATCCGCAAATGATGAAGCTGCGTAAAGGCATTGATGTTTTAGTGGCAACACCTGGGCGATTACTCGACCTTTACCAGCAGAATGCTGTCAAATTTGATGACCTTGAAGTACTGGTATTGGATGAAGCCGACCGTATGCTAGACATGGGCTTTATTCACGATATCAAGCGCATCATCAAAGTATTGCCAAGCTGCAGACAAAACTTGATGTTCTCTGCCACTTTCTCTGAAGAGATTAGAGCATTGGCAAAAGGGCTAATTCATGATCCAGTAGAGATTTCTGTGGCACCAGCAAACAGCACAGCAAAAAGCGTGACTCAATGGGTATACCCGGTAGACAAAAGTAAACGTACGAGCTTACTCAAGCATTTAGTGCAAACGCATGATTGGCAACAAGTGTTGGTATTCACCCGCACAAAACACGGTGCCAACCGCTTGGTTAAGGATCTAGAAAAAGACAAGATCAATGCCGCAGCAATCCATGGTAATAAAAGCCAAAGCGCTCGCATGAAAGCCCTTGCTGGCTTTAAAAATGGTGAAGTACGTGTACTTGTTGCTACTGATATTGTGGCAAGGGGCTTGGATATTCAAGAGCTGCCTCATGTCGTGAACTTTGACCTGCCAAATGTTTACGAAGATTATGTTCACCGTATCGGCAGAACAGGCCGTGCTGGTGCGACAGGTGAAGCTATCTCGTTTGTTACCCAAGAGACAGCAAGCGATTTATTTGGCATTGAGCGATTAATTCAACAGTTGGTGCCACGTAAAGTGGAGCCTGGGTTTGAACCGCAACTTGCCGTACCTGAGTCAAAGTTAGATACGCGCCCAATCAAACCGAAAAAACCAAAGAAACCGAAAAAGCCAAAGGCGGCAGACGCTGAACAAGCACCTTCTGCTCAGCCGAAAAACAAACCTAAGCAAAATTCAGGTCCTCGCAACAATAGGCCAAGTGGCAACGGCAAGCCTGCTGGTAACAACAATAGCAACCGCAGACGTCGCCCATCATCACCTGCAAACAAGCCAAAGAGCCAACACTCTGGAGAAAAACGTACACCACGTCAGAAGCCCACTTCTGGCAATTAA
- a CDS encoding catalase family peroxidase, which produces MKYTSVSLLEKGFYFASLAVALLLSPLTQAQTEQVTAQQFVDLQQGQNHFPGFRRAHAKGICVSGEFKSNGRLSQYSNATVFKAGTHPFIGRLSIAGNNPHAAELTAPVRSFALSFVTGAERWNIAMNTPPVMAVTNPHDFYQQIVALKQGKEAVKDFFAKHPESSDFLAWKASYTPSPSFALETYHSINAFYLVDEKAQRQAIRWKMLPLNEESKNPYTGKDALQQEFATRLEKGAVRFNWQFIFAKQEDDENNPAKLWPSNRAKVDAGGIFITHWQPQLSGNCHALNFDPLILPSGVNATEDPILRARSAAYAESYRRRAKEQLMGALEETVND; this is translated from the coding sequence GTGAAATACACATCTGTATCCTTGTTAGAAAAGGGGTTTTATTTTGCGAGTCTTGCTGTTGCGTTGTTACTTTCACCATTAACACAAGCGCAAACCGAGCAAGTCACCGCCCAGCAATTTGTCGATTTGCAACAAGGGCAAAACCACTTCCCTGGGTTTCGCCGGGCACACGCAAAAGGGATTTGTGTGTCAGGAGAATTTAAATCGAATGGACGGCTATCTCAGTACTCAAACGCAACAGTTTTTAAAGCCGGTACGCATCCATTTATTGGCCGATTGTCCATTGCTGGAAATAATCCGCACGCTGCTGAGTTGACTGCACCGGTAAGGAGTTTCGCGCTGAGCTTCGTAACCGGTGCTGAGCGTTGGAATATTGCGATGAATACGCCTCCAGTGATGGCGGTAACAAATCCCCATGATTTTTATCAGCAAATTGTTGCTCTGAAGCAGGGTAAAGAGGCAGTAAAAGACTTTTTTGCTAAGCATCCAGAGAGTTCGGATTTTTTGGCTTGGAAAGCGAGTTACACGCCAAGCCCGAGCTTTGCCCTTGAGACTTATCATAGTATTAATGCGTTTTATTTGGTTGATGAAAAAGCGCAGCGTCAGGCTATTCGCTGGAAAATGCTGCCATTAAATGAAGAAAGTAAAAATCCTTACACTGGCAAAGACGCGCTACAGCAAGAATTTGCAACTCGATTAGAGAAAGGGGCTGTACGTTTCAATTGGCAGTTTATATTTGCCAAGCAAGAAGATGATGAAAATAATCCAGCCAAACTCTGGCCCAGTAATCGCGCGAAGGTAGATGCTGGAGGGATCTTCATAACGCATTGGCAACCGCAACTATCGGGTAACTGCCATGCGCTCAATTTTGATCCCTTGATATTACCTAGCGGTGTTAATGCAACCGAAGATCCAATTCTAAGAGCGCGCTCTGCTGCCTATGCAGAGTCCTATCGCCGTAGGGCTAAGGAGCAATTGATGGGCGCACTTGAGGAGACAGTGAATGACTGA
- the dbpA gene encoding ATP-dependent RNA helicase DbpA, translating to MTQPLFSSTSLSSALLDNLASLGYHTMTDIQAQTLPLILAGKDVIGQGKTGSGKTAAFSLGLLHNLNVKRFRVQALVVCPTRELADQVAVEIRKLARAVHNIKVLALCGGAPMGPQIGSLEHGAHIIVGTPGRIEEHLRKGRLSLDEVNTFVLDEADRMLEMGFEESLQCIIDHCPTARRNLLFSATYPPKIEQLAQHIMKDAAKVTVEATHDDSSIEQYFYEVDNNDARLPAVQKLLMQFQPNSAVIFCNTKAECQNVCDSLYSLGFDAAALHGDLEQKDRDRTLVRFANKSVTILLATDVAARGIDVDHVDMVINYHIAHDPEVHVHRVGRTGRAGNKGVACSLMSYKESHKVNALEDYLGKTIEPNTLPSDQVLNNKINRAPMVTIQIDGGKKAKLRPGDILGALTSNQALKGDQIGKIKVTAMSSYVAVERSIANVALKTISEGKMKGRNFRARKVTK from the coding sequence TTGACTCAGCCACTTTTTTCAAGTACCTCACTTTCCAGCGCCTTACTCGATAACCTCGCGTCATTGGGGTATCACACCATGACTGACATTCAAGCACAAACCTTACCGCTTATCTTGGCGGGTAAAGATGTCATTGGCCAAGGTAAAACAGGCTCAGGTAAAACCGCCGCTTTCTCTTTAGGACTATTGCATAATTTAAATGTAAAACGCTTTCGTGTGCAGGCGCTTGTGGTATGCCCAACTCGAGAGCTTGCCGATCAGGTGGCGGTTGAAATTCGCAAGCTTGCCCGTGCTGTTCATAACATCAAAGTGTTAGCGCTGTGCGGTGGCGCGCCTATGGGTCCACAAATTGGCTCTCTTGAACACGGTGCGCACATCATTGTGGGCACGCCAGGGCGTATTGAAGAGCACCTGCGCAAAGGCCGTTTGTCGCTAGATGAAGTGAATACCTTTGTACTGGATGAAGCGGATCGCATGTTGGAGATGGGTTTTGAAGAGTCACTACAGTGCATCATAGATCACTGCCCTACAGCACGCCGAAATCTGTTATTTAGTGCAACTTACCCACCAAAAATAGAGCAGCTCGCGCAGCACATCATGAAAGATGCTGCCAAAGTCACGGTTGAAGCGACACATGATGATAGCTCAATTGAACAGTATTTTTACGAAGTCGACAATAACGATGCAAGATTGCCTGCGGTACAAAAGCTGTTAATGCAATTTCAACCAAACTCAGCGGTTATCTTCTGCAACACCAAGGCAGAGTGCCAGAACGTATGCGACAGCCTGTATAGCCTAGGTTTTGATGCGGCTGCACTTCACGGTGACTTAGAGCAAAAAGACCGTGACCGCACATTGGTTCGTTTTGCGAATAAGAGCGTGACCATTTTATTGGCAACGGATGTCGCAGCCCGGGGTATCGACGTCGATCACGTAGATATGGTGATCAACTACCATATCGCCCATGACCCAGAAGTACATGTTCACCGCGTTGGCAGAACTGGACGTGCAGGCAATAAAGGTGTGGCATGCTCTTTAATGAGTTATAAAGAATCGCATAAAGTAAATGCCCTCGAAGACTATTTAGGTAAGACCATTGAGCCCAATACCCTGCCAAGCGACCAAGTGTTAAATAACAAAATTAACCGAGCGCCGATGGTAACCATTCAAATCGACGGCGGTAAAAAAGCAAAATTAAGACCAGGTGATATCTTAGGTGCACTGACCTCAAATCAAGCGTTAAAAGGTGACCAAATCGGCAAAATAAAAGTCACCGCGATGTCATCATACGTTGCGGTTGAGCGCAGTATTGCCAACGTGGCACTTAAAACAATCTCAGAAGGAAAAATGAAAGGCCGTAACTTTAGAGCTCGCAAAGTAACAAAGTAA
- a CDS encoding DUF1826 domain-containing protein: MNSLMPLEPLLEVDSVHHQQSEHATVLTKIYEPDTNIVIWQHALSPALKAEFGRYLEAAKELELALQIATSNITCEVSEPLKRLNFSDAMVAHIIEIVDMFSCLFELRVVGFRLKMLKTAMCPKFHVDKVPVRLVTTLAGAGSEWLRNQHVSRDGDKLTVASEADAIQLACGDVALLKGERWDGNEGRGLVHRSPAVVIGEKRLLLTLDFIA; the protein is encoded by the coding sequence ATGAATAGCCTTATGCCCTTAGAGCCGTTGCTTGAGGTGGACTCAGTGCATCATCAGCAGTCAGAACACGCTACCGTGTTAACCAAGATTTATGAGCCCGACACCAATATTGTGATTTGGCAACATGCATTATCACCTGCTTTGAAAGCAGAGTTTGGTCGCTACTTAGAAGCAGCAAAAGAGCTAGAATTAGCGCTACAAATTGCGACTAGCAATATCACCTGTGAAGTTAGTGAGCCGTTAAAGCGGCTGAATTTTAGCGATGCGATGGTGGCGCATATTATTGAAATAGTAGATATGTTTAGCTGCTTATTTGAACTTCGCGTCGTTGGTTTTCGGTTAAAAATGCTCAAGACTGCAATGTGCCCGAAATTTCATGTTGATAAAGTACCTGTACGACTGGTGACAACACTAGCTGGCGCTGGCAGTGAGTGGCTTAGAAACCAGCATGTATCAAGGGATGGCGACAAACTGACTGTGGCCTCGGAAGCAGACGCAATACAGCTTGCCTGTGGGGATGTGGCATTATTAAAAGGTGAGCGTTGGGATGGTAATGAAGGCCGTGGCTTAGTGCATCGCTCACCAGCGGTAGTAATAGGAGAAAAACGATTGCTACTGACGTTAGATTTTATCGCCTAG
- a CDS encoding PDDEXK family nuclease — protein sequence MLYKIEEQAEAFEKLEPVEFKDFSSFGKLEKDLENLIANSILDVLFEDARLMPVFQERQWQAEADIYALNENGELVIFELKRASVGKDAVHQALRYAQDAGQWSYQKLEQKFKEYSKSEMSLVEAHREAFSLEHELDPKEINNKQHLLVIGSAADESLVSSIDYWKKNGISIDFLPYRVYELAGEKYFEFFALPYDKHKNPSDVKGVLFDTNRSWDENSIWSMMDNSRLEAYGDAKRFVHHVHVGDIVFFSHKWCGLIAAAKVKGEVKAPDSETLYRDVEFLTPIPNRKDNKLLAMPFSEVSSKTGKSFFWARTIKVPYLTKNEALELVEELNNYLHRT from the coding sequence ATGCTCTACAAAATAGAAGAACAAGCCGAAGCTTTTGAAAAGTTAGAGCCTGTAGAGTTCAAAGACTTTTCTAGTTTTGGAAAACTTGAGAAAGATCTAGAAAACTTAATTGCAAATAGCATCTTAGATGTGTTGTTTGAAGATGCTAGATTGATGCCTGTGTTTCAGGAAAGACAATGGCAAGCGGAAGCTGATATATATGCACTTAATGAAAATGGTGAATTAGTTATATTTGAATTAAAGCGTGCATCAGTTGGGAAAGATGCCGTCCATCAAGCACTAAGATATGCGCAAGACGCTGGTCAATGGAGCTACCAAAAGTTAGAACAAAAGTTCAAAGAATATAGCAAAAGCGAAATGTCGCTAGTTGAAGCTCACAGAGAGGCTTTTAGTCTTGAGCATGAATTAGATCCAAAAGAAATAAATAATAAACAACACCTATTAGTTATCGGTAGTGCAGCCGATGAATCATTAGTATCTTCCATCGATTACTGGAAGAAAAATGGTATATCTATTGATTTCCTACCATATCGAGTTTATGAACTTGCTGGAGAAAAGTACTTTGAATTCTTTGCGCTTCCATATGATAAGCACAAGAATCCAAGTGATGTAAAAGGTGTATTATTTGATACAAATCGTAGTTGGGATGAGAATTCTATTTGGTCGATGATGGATAATAGCCGTCTTGAGGCATATGGTGATGCGAAGAGGTTTGTTCACCATGTTCATGTAGGAGATATTGTTTTCTTCTCGCACAAATGGTGTGGCTTAATAGCTGCAGCAAAAGTAAAAGGAGAGGTTAAAGCTCCAGACAGTGAAACTTTGTATCGAGATGTAGAGTTTTTGACTCCTATTCCGAACCGGAAAGATAACAAACTGTTGGCTATGCCTTTTTCAGAAGTTAGCTCAAAAACAGGTAAAAGTTTCTTTTGGGCTAGAACTATAAAGGTCCCTTATCTAACAAAAAATGAAGCACTTGAGTTAGTCGAGGAGCTTAACAATTACTTACATCGCACATAA
- a CDS encoding fascin domain-containing protein → MNILKLILFTLFGSTFLAHAGTQYVTQAASNITETSAQLNGYSASTIGLSGETFDYGPTTNYGYSVLATPAGVNGPVSAQIANLECGSEYHFRFRGDPKPPRTTIQGEDLTFTTAPCGPTIFTNVSFETGGQYYFVAENNGGNTVNANRIAIGPWERFNLIDVNGGNLFDGDTIHIQTATGYYFVAEQGGGAELNANRTVASIWETFTIELPNNPGALIQNGDKVALKSINGHYIQAAGNGGAGANVHPTVIGCNATYPCSWEMFKIIF, encoded by the coding sequence ATGAATATCTTGAAATTGATACTGTTCACATTGTTTGGTAGTACATTTTTAGCGCACGCTGGTACGCAATATGTGACCCAAGCTGCGAGCAATATCACAGAAACCTCCGCTCAATTAAACGGCTATTCCGCCTCTACTATTGGTTTAAGTGGAGAAACGTTTGATTATGGCCCAACCACTAACTACGGCTACAGCGTACTCGCAACACCGGCTGGCGTGAATGGCCCGGTTAGCGCACAAATAGCGAACCTAGAGTGCGGCAGCGAATATCATTTCCGTTTTCGAGGAGATCCAAAGCCACCTCGCACCACCATTCAAGGGGAAGACCTAACCTTCACTACAGCCCCATGTGGCCCGACGATTTTTACTAATGTGTCGTTTGAAACGGGCGGACAATATTACTTCGTTGCAGAAAACAATGGCGGTAATACAGTAAACGCCAATCGTATTGCGATTGGCCCTTGGGAACGGTTTAATCTTATCGATGTCAACGGCGGTAACCTGTTTGATGGCGACACCATTCACATTCAAACAGCCACTGGCTATTACTTTGTTGCAGAGCAAGGTGGGGGCGCTGAGTTAAATGCTAATCGAACGGTGGCTTCTATTTGGGAAACCTTCACGATTGAGTTGCCGAATAATCCCGGTGCTTTGATCCAAAATGGCGATAAAGTGGCGCTTAAGTCAATCAATGGTCACTATATCCAAGCCGCAGGTAATGGTGGCGCGGGAGCCAATGTGCATCCTACCGTCATAGGCTGTAATGCCACTTACCCCTGTTCATGGGAAATGTTTAAGATTATTTTTTAA
- a CDS encoding endonuclease/exonuclease/phosphatase family protein produces MTTKLTAFAFSAIFSLSLLGCQSEPSNIGSSAVSGQATVAPLKIATWNMEHLAYPSSAGCRPRDEQEISALRDYAKGLNADVIALQEVASVKALEQVFPSSEWQLLISSRANSTTYDCRGSGNLSTQQKTAFAIRNNLVPSKVDNVSELSVDVEGLRHGLVVALDTQFGELSVLNVHLKSGCFVDNYSTSDKKACRLLADQLPVLKSWLEKHANSNTIVLGDFNHRLSHGDNQFWQQLTKHQNNASVPLVNATKTLTGCHPRYPVPIDHILLSNKLANTVKFDPSVHFFADMSEEKMLSDHCAISVSISMR; encoded by the coding sequence ATGACAACAAAATTAACTGCATTTGCATTTAGCGCTATTTTTAGCCTCTCGCTATTGGGATGCCAGTCGGAGCCTTCAAATATCGGTTCCTCCGCGGTAAGCGGCCAAGCAACCGTCGCTCCGCTTAAAATTGCGACTTGGAACATGGAGCATTTAGCATATCCATCGAGTGCAGGATGTAGGCCTCGTGACGAGCAGGAGATAAGCGCGCTGCGCGATTATGCAAAAGGGCTTAATGCAGACGTTATTGCGCTGCAGGAAGTCGCATCGGTTAAGGCATTAGAGCAGGTCTTTCCAAGTAGTGAATGGCAATTACTGATTTCAAGTCGAGCTAATAGCACGACGTACGACTGTAGAGGAAGTGGCAATCTGTCTACACAGCAGAAAACCGCGTTTGCGATTAGAAATAACCTAGTCCCAAGCAAAGTGGATAACGTGAGCGAACTTAGCGTGGATGTTGAAGGATTAAGACATGGTCTAGTTGTGGCCTTAGATACTCAGTTTGGTGAGCTTTCAGTGCTTAATGTTCACCTTAAAAGTGGCTGTTTTGTTGATAACTACTCGACTTCGGATAAAAAGGCCTGTCGATTGTTGGCAGATCAGTTACCAGTACTTAAATCTTGGTTGGAGAAACATGCAAATAGCAACACCATTGTGTTGGGTGACTTTAATCATCGTTTAAGCCATGGCGACAATCAATTTTGGCAGCAATTAACCAAGCATCAAAATAATGCTTCTGTACCTTTGGTAAACGCAACTAAAACACTGACAGGTTGTCACCCACGTTACCCTGTGCCGATTGACCATATATTGCTGAGCAACAAACTTGCAAACACGGTGAAATTCGACCCCAGCGTACACTTTTTTGCGGATATGTCTGAAGAGAAAATGCTCAGCGATCATTGCGCTATTTCGGTGTCAATTAGCATGCGTTAA
- a CDS encoding SDR family oxidoreductase, protein MKTLIIGASGQIGKMTTKKMLEQGHDVVALVRNKSKLADLQSEQLTIIEQDLEGDFSSAFGNVEQVIFSAGSGGETGADKTLLIDLWAAIKAINYAVKANVKHFIMVSSIGADDPDNIESEIKPYLVAKHMADQHLQKSIVNYTIVRPGALQNEPATGGFSTSRPANREDAVISRENVADALAYLATQHPQNLTFELFNGKQSVEQTLC, encoded by the coding sequence ATGAAGACCTTAATCATTGGTGCCAGTGGTCAAATTGGAAAAATGACGACAAAGAAAATGCTGGAACAAGGCCATGACGTCGTGGCGTTAGTGCGCAATAAAAGCAAGCTAGCTGATCTTCAATCTGAGCAACTTACTATCATTGAGCAAGACCTTGAAGGCGATTTTAGCTCAGCCTTTGGCAACGTCGAGCAGGTAATATTTAGCGCAGGCTCTGGTGGAGAGACTGGTGCGGATAAAACCCTACTTATTGATTTGTGGGCCGCCATTAAAGCAATTAACTATGCTGTGAAAGCAAACGTTAAGCATTTTATTATGGTCAGCTCTATTGGCGCCGACGATCCTGATAACATTGAAAGTGAAATCAAACCGTACTTGGTAGCCAAACACATGGCTGACCAACACCTACAGAAAAGTATTGTAAACTACACCATCGTCCGACCGGGTGCGTTACAAAATGAGCCTGCAACCGGCGGGTTCTCCACTTCACGCCCTGCAAATAGAGAAGATGCCGTAATAAGTCGAGAGAATGTCGCAGACGCGCTAGCTTACCTTGCCACTCAACATCCTCAGAACCTAACATTTGAGCTATTTAACGGCAAGCAGTCAGTCGAACAAACGCTGTGCTAA
- a CDS encoding MerC domain-containing protein: MNAKVQSFGDKAAIGLSMLCLVHCLILPFLLFVLPPFAGLLALSDEAFHEWLLIAVLPISVLALGFGYLRHKSSLVVGLGLVGCTFLVLATILGEQRGETLFTVLGSILISCAHLRNYALRRNFH, translated from the coding sequence GTGAACGCAAAAGTACAGTCGTTTGGAGACAAGGCAGCAATTGGGTTATCTATGCTGTGCTTAGTCCATTGTTTAATATTACCTTTTTTATTATTTGTACTTCCTCCCTTTGCGGGTTTACTAGCGCTCTCTGATGAAGCTTTTCACGAATGGTTACTCATAGCCGTGCTACCCATTAGCGTATTGGCCCTTGGATTTGGCTATTTGCGGCATAAGTCAAGTCTTGTCGTGGGCTTGGGGTTAGTGGGCTGCACATTCTTGGTGCTAGCAACTATTTTAGGTGAACAACGCGGAGAAACCTTGTTCACAGTGCTTGGCTCTATACTCATCTCCTGCGCTCATCTTCGAAACTATGCGCTGCGTCGCAATTTTCACTAA
- a CDS encoding cytochrome b, translated as MTDQTTRFNLAMRVLHWSMALLIFAMIFAGLTMVRALEPWQLTLLGLHKAFGMLALLLLLLRFLIRIKSPTPSLPSGMSTIQVKLAKLSHWLLYVLMLIIPTSGLLMQYYAARPIVVLDLFTIPAAMVPHIEYFAVFREGHGLAVLLLIAVLAVHIGAALYHHFIRKDGVLKSML; from the coding sequence ATGACTGATCAAACAACACGATTTAATCTTGCGATGAGAGTGCTTCACTGGTCTATGGCATTACTTATCTTTGCTATGATTTTTGCTGGCCTTACGATGGTACGTGCGCTTGAACCTTGGCAGCTTACTTTACTGGGGTTACATAAAGCATTTGGTATGCTGGCACTTTTGCTACTTTTATTGCGCTTTCTTATTAGAATAAAGTCACCTACACCCAGCTTGCCATCTGGGATGTCGACAATACAGGTCAAACTGGCCAAACTCAGCCACTGGCTGCTTTACGTATTGATGTTAATTATACCGACTAGCGGCCTGTTGATGCAGTATTATGCTGCGCGACCAATTGTGGTGCTCGACTTATTCACCATTCCAGCCGCGATGGTGCCTCACATCGAGTACTTCGCCGTGTTTCGCGAAGGGCATGGTTTAGCGGTATTGCTACTGATTGCAGTACTTGCAGTTCATATCGGGGCGGCGCTTTACCATCACTTTATAAGAAAAGATGGCGTGCTAAAAAGCATGTTGTAA